Within the Candidatus Margulisiibacteriota bacterium genome, the region CAGATCAGGAGGGAGGCAAGCCCCGCCGCCACAAAGGAACACAATGACCGGGATACCACGGGAAACAGCCTGACGGATGGTATAAAGAGAACCCCTGGACGCACCATGGAGGAAAGCAACAAGCACAGAGGAACCGGAAACCAAACGCCTATTGCGGCCAAGAAGAGCAGAAACAGCAACGGAACGAGGAGACCCGGCAGAAGCAGAACCCCAAACCACCTGACCACCGGCCGCAATGAACCGCTCAATATCAGGCTGGACTGATGAAGGAAAACCCGAAACAGAAGACCAAGCCGAATAAACAACACAGCGAGAAGAAGCACCGTGACGCAGAACAGCAGACAAAGCAAATGAATCAGCCCCCACTGCCCCACCGGAAGCCACAGAATAGCCGCGGGACAGGAACAAAGCCACAACCTGATCAACAAGCGGAGCAAAACGGACAGGAAGAGAACGGGAACCGACAACACCAACAAAATGACACATATGTGACACCTCCTTGAGATTCAAGTAGCATTTCCCCGCCGCTGTCACCCGTAGCGCGGCGAGTCTGCGAGCCAAAGCGGAGGGGCGGAAGGAGACCGAGCGAGCCTGAGCTATATGTCTCCTTATCGCGAAGGCGAGTGGAGGGCGACTGGAGCAGGGAGCGGAGCTTCTAAAAATATATAATGCGTAGCTGCGAAGCGACCTTGACAGCGAAAAAGCGGGGAAATGCTATCATGGAAAAACAGGAGAAGCTACTTAATAGATAGCAATGATCCTTGGATAAGATTTGAAAAGGCACATCGGAAAGTGGCATTTATTCGACAGAGGCAATAGAAGTCATATATTGGATTCCGAGAGCAAGGATGAAATGCCTTACCGCGCCTTCGGCCCGCTTCGCGACCCTTCGGCGCAACATAAGTTTTCTGCTCCAACAAAGAATGAAGCGGCTTTCCGGCATCTATCGACGCCGTCAAGCCGCTTATCTCGTAAACTAGCTCGTGCGGGACGCCCCCGCGCCATATCCCTTATATGGCCGGCGCGCACCTTAGCCCCCACTCTAATAATTGCGCCGGCCAACTTGACAAACTTTATATGAATGTTATAATATGTTAATATCAGTTAGTTTTGGTAATATGTTAAAGGAGGTTAATATGGAAAACACGGAGAGCGTCATATCTACAGAAGAAGCTTGTAAACTATTAGGAATTACTCGGCAAACTTTATATAAACTGTCAGAGAGCGGCAAAATCCCCGGAAGAAAGGTTGGATCTAAATACAAATTTGTTAAAGACTCTATTCTCGACTATCTTCACCAT harbors:
- a CDS encoding DNA-processing protein DprA, coding for MCHFVGVVGSRSLPVRFAPLVDQVVALFLSRGYSVASGGAVGADSFALSAVLRHGASSRCVVYSAWSSVSGFPSSVQPDIERFIAAGGQVVWGSASAGSPRSVAVSALLGRNRRLVSGSSVLVAFLHGASRGSLYTIRQAVSRGIPVIVFLCGGGACLPPDLARRCYVFNTKGVI